Part of the Pseudoxanthomonas sp. Root65 genome is shown below.
ATCGCCATCCGCGAGCAGGGCGATGCCGGCCAGCCGGTCGTGGTGGCCGCGCCCGATTCGCCCGTGGCGCAGGCCTACCGGCAGACGGCGCGGGTGATGGCGGCCACGCTGGCGCAGCGGCCGCGGGCGTCCGTGCCCATCACTTCGTCGCTGGTCTGACCTGCCAGTCGAAGACGGCGGGCCTGGGCCCGCCCTACAATTCCCCGTCCGCCGCGCGCCGTGCGCGCGGCTTTCGTCCCACCAGACCAGGATTTGCATGAGCATCAAGAGCGACCGTTGGATCCGCCGCATGGCCGAGCAGCAGGGCATGATCGAGCCGTTCGAGCCGGGGCAGGTGAAGCAGGTCAACGGCCAGCGCATCGTCAGCTACGGCACGTCCAGTTACGGCTACGACGTGCGCTGCTCGCGCGAGTTCAAGGTGTTCACCAACATCAACTCCACCATCGTCGACCCCAAGCACTTCGACCCCAAGAGCTTCGTGGACATCGAAGCCGACGAATGCATCATTCCGCCGAACAGCTTCGCGCTGGCACGCACGGTGGAGTTCTTCCGCATCCCGCGCGACACGCTGGTGGTCTGCCTGGGCAAGAGCACGTATGCGCGCTGCGGCATCATCGTCAACGTCACCCCGCTGGAGCCGGAATGGGAAGGCCACGTGACGCTGGAGTTCAGCAACACCACGCCACTGCCGGCGCGCATCTACGCCAACGAAGGCGTGGCACAGATGCTGTTCTTCCAGTCCGATGCCGATGATGTCTGCGAGACCAGCTACAAAGACCGCGGCGGCAAGTACCAGGGCCAGACCGGTGTGACGCTGCCGCGGACCTGATCGCCGGTACGTCAGCAACGAAAGGAGTCGCCATGCGGACGCCATCCCCGGCAGAAGATCCTTATCGCAGTCCCGAGGCGGATCTTGCTCTGCCGCCTGAAGGTGCTGCGCTCGATATGGCCGGTCGCTGGTCGAGGTTGGCCGCCGCGCTGATCGACAGCGCGATCAGCATGACGGTGATGTTCCCGCTGATGTACGTCAGCGGTGTCTGGGATGAGGCGCTCAAGGCGGGCAGGTCCGGCGCGTTCGGGTTCATGCCGCTGGGAACGACCTTGTTGTGGGCCGTCATCGGGCTGGCCTTGTTCGTGCTGATTCAAGGGTATCCACTGCACACGAAGGGACAGACCTGGGGCAAGAAGGCCTTGTCCATCAAGGTGGTCGATATGCAGGGCGGCAAGCCTTCGTTCACGACGCTTCTTTTCAAGCGCTATGTGCCGACCGGTGTGATCGCCAACATCCCCTGTGTGGGGACACTTTATGTCCTTGTCGACTCACTGATGATCTTCCGCCAGGACCAGCGTTGCCTGCATGACCTGATTGCAGGCACGCGCGTCGTCCGCACCAACTGATCGAGCGTGGTCGGGTCAGTGTTCCGCGCCGGCCGCCATCCGGATATCCGAAGGCGTCTTCAACGCTACCTGCGTAGCGAGCCGTAGTGCTGCGCTCACCGTCTCAACGGCGATGGATGGCGCGCCCGGATGCAACGCTGCCTGCGTGGGCGAGTAGGGGATGTGGATGAAGCCGGCCCGCACGCTGCGTCGCGCGCGGAAGGCGTGCATCAGGCCGTAGAACACGTGGTTGCACACATAGGTGCCTGCGGTCTGCGAGACCTCGGCCGGGAATCCGGCGGCATGCAGGGCCTCGCGCATGGCCTTGATCGGCAGGGTGGAGAAATAGGCGGCGGGACCGCCGTCGATCACCGGCAGGTCCACCGGCTGACGCCCCGTGTTGTCGGGAATGCGTGCGTCGTCGACATTGATCGCCACGCGCTCCAGCGACAGCTGCGCCCGCCCGCCGGCCTGGCCGACGCAGATCACCAGCGAAGGCGTGATCTCCCGCAGCGCGGCGCGCAGCGACTTCAGGGAATCGCCGAAGGCAACCGGCAACTCGCGCGCCACCACGCGGTGTCCGGCGATGCGTGTGCCATGCAAGGCAGACACCGCCTGCCAGCTGGGATTGACCTGTTCGCCCCCGAACGGCTGGAAGCCGGTGAGCAGGACGGTACGCGTCGTCGTCATCGGATGCCTCGGTCAGACAGGATCAACGGAAGCACAGCCATGCCATCAGCAGCACGTTGGTGCCCATCAGCCACAGGCCGGTGGCGGCCTGCGCACGGATGACGCCGTACTGGTCGTCCAGTTCCAGCAGCACGGCCGGGACGATGTTGAAATTCGCCGCCATCGGCGTGAGCAGCGTGCCGCAGTAGCCCGTCAGCATGCCGATGGCGCCGAGGCTGGCCGGATCCGCGCCGTGGCGCTGCACCAGCAGCGGCAGGCCGATGCCGGCCATCATCACCGGGAATGCGGCGAACGCATTACCCATGATGACGGTGAACACGACCATGCCCAGCGCGAACGCCAGCAGGCAGGCCATGCGGTTGTCCGCGGGGATCACCATCGACACCAGCGAGGCCACGGATTCGCCCACGCCACTGGCGGCGAACACGCCGCCCAGCGTCGCCAGCACCAGCGGCAGCAGCGCCGCCCAGCCCATCGTGTCGAGCAGCCGGCGTCCTTCATCGGCGGCCCTCAGTGCGGGCTGCCGCGTCACGACGACCGCCGCCATCGCCGAGATCACGCAGGCCAGGGCCAGGCCGACCAGCGTCATGCCGGTCGCAGCGAACAGCGGCGTTCCGCCGATCGCGAGATGCGGGCCGGCGAGTACGACGAAGATGGTCAGCGCGGGAATCAGCAGGGCAGGCACGAACAGTCGGTGGCCCAGCCGCAGTGCGGACGCCAGCCGTTCCGATTCTGGCGCCTCCTCCAGCGGTTCGCGGCGCATGCGCGTGGCCAGCAGCGCCAATACCAGCACCGCACCGCCGGCGAACTGCGCCGGCACCGCATCGCCGGCCTTGCTTGCGCGCAGCACCGCATCCCCGCTCGCGAACAGCACGCCGATCAGGGTCCAGAAGGCGGCGTGCGCATACCGCCGCTGGCGCAGGTTGCGCCAGCCGGCATAGGCCAGGAAGGCCGCCAGCACCCAGTAGAAGGGCTCAATCGACAGCATCGGGCTGCTCCTCCGCGGCAGGTGCCGCACGGTCGAGTCGCCGCTGGAACAGCACGATGCGCACGGCATGGATGAGGAAGGCGGCGATCGCCGTCGGCAGCGCCCACAGCGCGATCTGCAGCGGTTCCAGCATGATGCCGTGCTGGGCATAGAAGCCCTGGATCAGCAGCACCGCACCGAAGGCAAGAAACACGTCCTCGCCGAAGAACCGTCCGATGTTGTCGGTCGCCGCCGCCATCGCATGCACGCGCTGCGCTTCGTCCCGCGCCAACGCCCCGCGCGTCTTGCCTGCCGCCGATTCGGCCATCGGTGCCAGCAGCGGGCGCACGGTCTGCGCGTGGCCGGCGATGTCGATCAGGCCGACCATGCTCAGCCCCTGGCGCACCAGCAGGTAGCCGGCCAGCAGGCGCGACAGGGTCAGTCCGCGCAGCCGCGCGATCCAGCGCAGTGCGTGTTCGCGCAGTCCGGCCCGTTCCAGCAGGCCGATGGTCGGCAATGTCAGCGCGAACATCAGCAGGGCGCGGTTGGACACGAAGCTCTCGCCCAGCAGCGCGAGCAGTTCGGGGATCGACTTGCCCGCGGCCAGGCCACTGACCAGACCGGCGCTCACCACCACGATGACCGGATTGAAACGCAGCACGAAGCCCGCCACCACCACGGCGATGCCCAGCAACGGCCAGTAACTCATGCGCGGCGCTCCAAGGTGCGGATGGCGAATCCTGCGGTTTCGATCGTTTCACGGAGACCGCGCGCGAATGCCGCGGCATCGGGCCGGTCGCCATGCAGGCAGATGCTGTCCGCACGCAGCGGCACCGATTCCCCGGTGCGCGCGATAACGCGGCCGGCCTCCAGCATCCGTGCCACCTGCGCGGCGGCGGTGGGCAGATCCTCGATGCTGGCATCGGCGTGGGCGCGCGGCGTCAGGGTGGCGTCGGCTTCGTAGCGACGCTCGGCGAAGGTCTCGTGCGCGACCTGCAGGCCGAGCCTTTCTCCCGCGGCGGTCAATGCGCTGCCCGACAGGCCGTACAGCACCAGGGTCGCATCGTGGTCGCGTACCGCGCGTGCGATGGCGTCGGCCAGTCCGGGTTCGCGGGCCGCCTGGTTGTAGAGCGCGCCATGTGGTTTGACGTGGTGGAGGCGGGCGCCCGCCGCGCGGACGAAGCCATCCAGCGCGCCGATCTGGTACAGCGTCAGCGCATACGCCTCGTCGGGCGTGATCGCATGGGCCATGCGGCCGAAGTTCTCCCGGTCCGCATGCGACGGATGCGCGCCGATCGCCACGCCGTGCGCGATGCACAGCGCGACGGTGCGCCGCATGGTCTCCGGCGAACCGGCATGGAAACCGCAGGCGATGCTGGCCGAACTGATGTGCGGAAGGATCGCGGCGTCGTCGCCGCACTCCTCGCCCAGGTCGCAATTGAAGTCGATGGTGCGCATGGTCGCGAGCCTACCGCAGGCTTACAGGCGTTGGGCGATGGCCAGGCGCAACCGGGCGAGGCGATGCGCATGTTCGAGGGCCAACGCATGGGCGCGCGCTGGCGCGACCGGCTCGAAGTGCACCGGTTCGCCGGGGCGCAATTGCGCGGCGCGTCCCAAGTCGCAGGCGATCACGTGGCCCAGGCGCGGATAGCCCCCCACCGTCTGCGCGTCCGCCAGCAGCAGGATGGGGTGACCGTCCGGCGGCAACTGCAGCGTGCCGACGGCCACCGGTTCGGAAACCCCGTCCGCCGCGTCCGCCGGCAGGCCCGTGCCGGCCAGTCGCAGGCCCTGGCGATTGCTGTCGGGATGCGTGCGCCAGCCCTGCAGGGCCAGTGCCGGCGCCGCGGCGTGCGAGGCGGGCACATAGCGCAGGACGTGACGGTCCGCCGTCCACGGGTCGTCCAGGTCGATCCACCAGCCGGGAAACACGGGCTGTCTTGCGGCCGGTGGGAGGCCATGGCGGGCGCCGAGGGGCAAGCGGTCGCCGGCACGCAGGGCGCGACCCTCCACGCCGCCGAATCCGCCGCGCAGGTCGGTGCTGCGACTGCCGAGTACGAGAGGCGCATGGAGGCCGCCTGCCACGGCCAGCCACGTGCGCAGTCCCTCGCGCACCGCGCCGAGCTTCAGTTCCCCGGCCGGCAGGTCCAGCGGGCGGCCCATCGGCAACGGGGTATCGTTCCACCACGCGGGCATGGCCGCACCGGTCAGGGCGATGCGGCAGGCGGTCGGCAGTCGCAGGCGCGGGCCCTGCAGCGTCATCTCCAGCCCGGCTTCGCCTTCGTCGTTGCCGACCAGCCGGTTCGCCATCGCCAGCGCGGCCGGGTCCATCGCGCCCGCGCGTGCCACGCCCAGATGCCGCCAACCATGACGGCCCTGGTCCTGCACGGTCGTCTGCATGCCGGGCGCCAGCACCAGCCATGCGCTCATGATGACGCCGCCATGCGGTCGAAGGTCGCCTCA
Proteins encoded:
- a CDS encoding DUF969 domain-containing protein; the encoded protein is MSYWPLLGIAVVVAGFVLRFNPVIVVVSAGLVSGLAAGKSIPELLALLGESFVSNRALLMFALTLPTIGLLERAGLREHALRWIARLRGLTLSRLLAGYLLVRQGLSMVGLIDIAGHAQTVRPLLAPMAESAAGKTRGALARDEAQRVHAMAAATDNIGRFFGEDVFLAFGAVLLIQGFYAQHGIMLEPLQIALWALPTAIAAFLIHAVRIVLFQRRLDRAAPAAEEQPDAVD
- a CDS encoding 5-oxoprolinase subunit PxpA; translated protein: MRTIDFNCDLGEECGDDAAILPHISSASIACGFHAGSPETMRRTVALCIAHGVAIGAHPSHADRENFGRMAHAITPDEAYALTLYQIGALDGFVRAAGARLHHVKPHGALYNQAAREPGLADAIARAVRDHDATLVLYGLSGSALTAAGERLGLQVAHETFAERRYEADATLTPRAHADASIEDLPTAAAQVARMLEAGRVIARTGESVPLRADSICLHGDRPDAAAFARGLRETIETAGFAIRTLERRA
- the pcp gene encoding pyroglutamyl-peptidase I, whose product is MTTTRTVLLTGFQPFGGEQVNPSWQAVSALHGTRIAGHRVVARELPVAFGDSLKSLRAALREITPSLVICVGQAGGRAQLSLERVAINVDDARIPDNTGRQPVDLPVIDGGPAAYFSTLPIKAMREALHAAGFPAEVSQTAGTYVCNHVFYGLMHAFRARRSVRAGFIHIPYSPTQAALHPGAPSIAVETVSAALRLATQVALKTPSDIRMAAGAEH
- a CDS encoding DUF979 domain-containing protein, which translates into the protein MLSIEPFYWVLAAFLAYAGWRNLRQRRYAHAAFWTLIGVLFASGDAVLRASKAGDAVPAQFAGGAVLVLALLATRMRREPLEEAPESERLASALRLGHRLFVPALLIPALTIFVVLAGPHLAIGGTPLFAATGMTLVGLALACVISAMAAVVVTRQPALRAADEGRRLLDTMGWAALLPLVLATLGGVFAASGVGESVASLVSMVIPADNRMACLLAFALGMVVFTVIMGNAFAAFPVMMAGIGLPLLVQRHGADPASLGAIGMLTGYCGTLLTPMAANFNIVPAVLLELDDQYGVIRAQAATGLWLMGTNVLLMAWLCFR
- a CDS encoding biotin-dependent carboxyltransferase family protein, encoding MSAWLVLAPGMQTTVQDQGRHGWRHLGVARAGAMDPAALAMANRLVGNDEGEAGLEMTLQGPRLRLPTACRIALTGAAMPAWWNDTPLPMGRPLDLPAGELKLGAVREGLRTWLAVAGGLHAPLVLGSRSTDLRGGFGGVEGRALRAGDRLPLGARHGLPPAARQPVFPGWWIDLDDPWTADRHVLRYVPASHAAAPALALQGWRTHPDSNRQGLRLAGTGLPADAADGVSEPVAVGTLQLPPDGHPILLLADAQTVGGYPRLGHVIACDLGRAAQLRPGEPVHFEPVAPARAHALALEHAHRLARLRLAIAQRL
- the dcd gene encoding dCTP deaminase — translated: MSIKSDRWIRRMAEQQGMIEPFEPGQVKQVNGQRIVSYGTSSYGYDVRCSREFKVFTNINSTIVDPKHFDPKSFVDIEADECIIPPNSFALARTVEFFRIPRDTLVVCLGKSTYARCGIIVNVTPLEPEWEGHVTLEFSNTTPLPARIYANEGVAQMLFFQSDADDVCETSYKDRGGKYQGQTGVTLPRT
- a CDS encoding RDD family protein gives rise to the protein MRTPSPAEDPYRSPEADLALPPEGAALDMAGRWSRLAAALIDSAISMTVMFPLMYVSGVWDEALKAGRSGAFGFMPLGTTLLWAVIGLALFVLIQGYPLHTKGQTWGKKALSIKVVDMQGGKPSFTTLLFKRYVPTGVIANIPCVGTLYVLVDSLMIFRQDQRCLHDLIAGTRVVRTN